In Lolium rigidum isolate FL_2022 chromosome 7, APGP_CSIRO_Lrig_0.1, whole genome shotgun sequence, the DNA window TGTTCAGTATATCGTCGATGTTTACAAAATGACAAATTGTGTCTGGATTCAGCGAAAATCGTGTGTATGTGTTAGTGTTCCATGAACACATCTACAATCCATGGCCATTTGCCATTTCTTTATGGGCCATGTAGATGCAACTTACGCAATAcagtttaatactccctccgttacaTAATTCTTGTTgcggttttagtttaaattcaggCTAAAACCACAAGTACTTACTTAAGTTAGGCTCTGTGCCCACTGATTTGAAGTGTCAAAAGATTACTAACATATTTTTCGTTAATGGGCGCTTTAACATATACCACACCACATGTATAGGAGGCCTAAAAAGGGAGCAGTTAATTAGCTAGATTAATTACAGTGTAAACATTACTCAAAACTGCAAACATACACATTTTCTGAACATGAAATTAGGATTTGAGAATTGACATAAGACCAAGCAAGCTAGATATCATGTGTCCATTGAAAGATGACTGAACACCCATGGCTTTCCTTGTCGGCCAAGCTTGATTTCAGCTCCAACAACTCCCATGCTATTAATTGTGGTTAAGCTGTAGCTACGGATCACGTCTGAGGGGTTGGTGTGGTTGACTTCGTTATACACGCGTTATAACTGTTCAGAAATACTATAGTGGCAGTGCATACGTGCAATCAAATTCCTTTCAGTTTCTCTGTCAGCATGTTAGGCTCGTATAAAGCGACAGTCTATGTGCTACACGAAAAATTGCTCATAACAACTGTTACTTGTAAAAAAGTTTTGGGGGAAGCTACCTGTGGTTGCAGCTACGGATGGGAATGGTTTGAAATCCAGGTCAAAACCAATCCAAACTGAACAAACAGGTGTGGGCCAATCAATCCAAACCAAATTGAAAACTTCACACTAGCTAGGATCCAACCAAACTATAACGATTTTGCACCCAAACCTTATCCAAGCTATTTCTCAGTTTCAGGTTGAACCAACAGTTTCGAACTGTTCAAAACTTGAATCCTGTAGCGATGAGGAGAAGATAGCGATTTGTGAAGGAGGGGACCTCGAATCCTGCAGCTGGACGGAGGAAACGTGGCGGCGTCACGGTGGGAGCTTCGTCCGCGGCGGCGCGCTGACCAATCAGCCGTTTGAGTCTAGTCTTGGGAACGGGTTcagtccaattttttttttttttttttgaacaagttcAGTCCAATTTGTTCAACCATTACAGTCCAATACACTTAACACTACGCTCCAAACCAGATTAAACTATAGGGGGAATTCAGCTCATACGGACCAATCCAAAGAAAACAAAGTACTCCCTCCCTACCGGTTTAGAAGACAATTACCTATTTCGTGAAAAAAATTGACTACTAATTTattcaataaaatataagatatatatcacaaaaattatattattgaaaacatcttttgaatatgaatccaatggtataatttttatggcaCCTATCTTATAATTTGTTGACCAGATTTATAGCCAAACTTTTTTCTTGAAATTTGTATGGAGGTAGTAGAAAACCTAACCAAATCCGTAGTTTTAATACAAACTATTCACAGCGCTAGCAAATGGAGGTGCTAGGAACTCAACGACTTTATATTTATACATCTACAATTGTGCAAATCCAATATAGTTGGCGCTTACTGTTTTCGAGGACAGATGTGACACTTAAAAATGACTAGCTACCAAGTTCGTGTCAATTGCAAGTGAACTGATTAGACAAATTGCCTTCAGACATACTTTATAAATTTCCAAGCTTCATTCATGAAATATACTTGTTACCTTCCCTACACGTATCTACACTAGTCTAattaagttcgtactatgtctgtGGTGAACAAGTTGAATGGGTCATTTCCTTAGTTCCTTGGCATGTGTGTAGGCTTGTATTTTTGGAGCTGTCATCCTTGGCAGCATGTACTAAGCGTGTTAGAGTGTTGTATGAGCGTTCTAGCTCTTCTAGCTTTTCCATATGATTAATACATTTTTCAAGGtgtatttccaaaaaaaaagattCCTTTGAACTTTTTAGGGATCACCCTTCCAATAAATAAGGCTTATATTGTTTTGTAAAATCAATCTAAGCAAAGTCTGACTAAACCGTTAGAAAAAGTTATCAAAAAGTATGATATTCCGTAGatatcatataaaaatatattttctgatgtgctaatgatattgattttgtattttacatgttacTACTTTTTGTAAAACCTTAGTCAAACTTTAGTTGGGTTGACTTTCAAAAATAATATAGGAGTTATTCATTAAAACATAGCTATACAGTACTCGCTCATCTCATGAAAATTatcttaactttgtctaaatatagatatatctacacACTATGTACaactaaatttagacaaagttgagacatgttTCATGAACGAGAGAGTAGTACTCCTAGGCTACATATTAATTATCGCagttttggatgtatctatacgagAGAACGAAAAAAGTATATCCAACAATATGTAAGCTTTGTAAGTAGTatatcaaaattattttcttgcatttgcgTTTTATAAATAACATATACCCCCTCATtcaataatataagatgttttagctttTCGTAGATTTATCTATTTTGGTACATATTTAGTCTAACTTTATTGTATATATTTACTCATTATAGTGTGTATCTAATTTTTTTATAATatttaaaacatcttatatttatgaGCAGAAGTAGTATTGTACTAGAAATTCACGAAAGTGAGCACATCACAGAAAACTGATATGTTCACAGTCACACTGCTGAGGCGGACTCTcgaacaaaaggaaaaaaacgcACTGTTGTTGTGACTGGCTAGCGGTGATGTTCATGTCGTTTTTGTTAGGAAAATGATCTGATTCCCCCGGGGGATGGAGCGTTCTCAGCCTCCGCCTTGGTTGGGTGACGCGTGTCCGGTCCAAAACGTAGGTCCCACCAGTACATCTTATCCCCACGCGTTCTTCCTCCTTCGATAGTTCTTCCAGAtatccatctctctctctccaactACCCCATCGAGCATGAATCTCTCCTCCACTCTACGCAGCGAGGCTGGCCGGCTGGCCGCTGCCGCCGGGGaacccatggcgccgccgctgctcacGCTACCGACGACGCTGGTTGGCCGCTGCGCGCCGCGACCCATGGCCGGCCGCCGCGACCAGAGTCGCCCGCCTCGCCACCGCACGCCTCGTCCCATCGCCGGCCGCCGCGACCAGCGTCGCCCGCCACGCCACCGCAAGCCGGCCGGCCACCGGGCGTCTGGCGCACCCCTCGTCCTGGAGCCCGCGGGCTGCCTCTCCCCGCTAGTCCCGGAGCTCGTCGCTGTGCAAAGTCCCCGcctctgctcgacccgcgcgccaCGCTGTCTGCTCCCACTCCGGCCAACAGCTCCGCGGCTCATCTCCATCCCCATGGAATTACCTCCAGCTTCGTCGCTCCCAACGGAGGTGCTACATACGGCAGCTCACGACTTCAGGAGTTGGTGTTCACGGTGCTGCTACCTTGAGTGTCTGGCATTGCTACGGGTGGAGTCCGGGGTTTGCTACCTTAGGTGTTAAGTGCTGTTACCGGTGGAGGGCGGCTTTTGCTACCTTTGGCGTCTGGTGTTGCTATGCTACTAGCAGTTCCGTGCATCGCTGTCTTGGTCGGATGGAGTTGCTGCAACCTTGGGGCAGCGCTGTTGTCGGTTGCAGACGAGGTTTTCCATTGATGTCTTCGGCAACTTGTAACATATGaatatttttttgctacaatttatttgcggttttcTACATCTGCGcaatatgtttgctacgtggtctccggtGAGGTCTCCGGCAAGTacagcctttttattttcttttctgaacgaaccgttttttgcttcagtcatttgctgccgggggtgattttttgctgccgggagatgtttttttgctacatgcaaatctaaccattaaaatggttgatccgacggctggggacccgggggctggggaatcagatcccccgggggacgcccagcagtttccttttTGTTATATTAATCATAACAATTGTCCCTTATGCAGGCATCAACATTCCCATCGCACCCAGTAGGGTACATGATCGAGACAGCTCATGTTTTTTCCTTTTGAGGAAATGAGAAATAGCTCCTTAATCTAGCTGTTTTGTTTTCCCTACTCTCCCAAGATAAGGGGGTACTATTTTACATTTTATTGGTCCTTTTTATATGCGTAACTACAAAGCAGATTCTAAAACACGGTTAAAATAGCTGATAGTACATGGTAAATCtttctatcaaaaaaaaaaaaaaatgaaaccgtgtctagaAGGAACTagacacctttttttttttttttttttgagatggaacACATGATTCCATTACTTAACTGGACCAGCAGAAACGCTGGCCACTGATACAGGTACATCATTTGGCAGCGAGTCCGGCCATAGCATTTTAATGTCCTGCCGGCTCGCACCATATTCAGCAAGAGAATGAGCTAAAGTATTACACGAACGTGGCACATAAGAAAACTCATATGAGTTGAAATGGAGCTGCATGTAGATGCGTAGGTCCCTATAAATCACTCCTTCTGGTGTTCTGTCAAACTCCATACCTCGCATGGCACGGACAAGATTCAGAGCATCTGACTCCAGGATTATATCAACCATTCCCCATTCAGCAGCAGCACGCGCAGCTTGCTCACAAGCGTGTGCTTCAGCCTGTATTGCGCTCGCAACATACTGGAGTGCTCCAGCACCAGATCCCTGATTTGACCAGTGCTATCCCTGACGGCAAATCCCCAGCCACCAGTCCTTGATGATGCAGCAAACGCACCATCCACGTTGATTTTGAGACTTTCACCAGGCGGCGGCTTCCATTCTGCTACCTCTGATAGAACACTGTTAGGCCTTGCCTTACTGCAGTATTGTTTGCACTCTCCCGTCCAAAATCTGGTTTGTGCCACTACGTTTTCTTGTCCCAATATTTTCTCCTTTGCATTGACTTTATTTCTGTTCGTCCACCATCTCCACATCAGACAAGCAATTAGCACACTTTTCTCTTCTCCCATGTTTAACATCTGGTGCACTACTTCCTTTGCATTTGGACAGGCACATAAAGATTGCCGTTCCTCCTCCAAACACAGATCCTTCCATATCTTTTTTACTTCTTTGCATCTTAAGAAAAGGTGTGCACCATCTTCATCCAGCCTCTGACAGCAAACACATATCGTGTCACAATCCATTCCTCTTCTCTTTATATTCAATTTCAAAGGAAGGCTATTGTGGGCAAACCTCCATACAAATTGTTGTATTTTTGGCATACATGGTAGCTTCCAGATTTGCTCCCATTGTAATGTGTTTGATGGATCCTCCGAGGATGACTGTTGCGGACCATCTCTATCTTGGACATATAATTTATAAGCTGACTTCACAGAGAAAATTCCCTTGCTATCGTAGTGCCATGCAAGAAGATCTTCAAACTCCTCTCGGATAGGTGTAGCTAGGATTATGTCTGCATCTATTTTCCAGAAATTTTCAGTAACCAAATTCACGTCCCATTGGCCTGTGATTGGGTTTATCAACTCACTAACTTTTGTGTAAAtgcattgccttctaggagtaatTGGTTTAAGAGCTCCATCCCTTGAAAGCCACGGATCCTTCCAGATTTCCACATTGGAACCATCACCAATTCTCCAAATTAAGCCCTTCTTCAACAATTTGACTCCGCGGAGAATACTTCTGAAGGTGTAAGACATCCCGGCCACTGGTTTTGCTTGCacctttttgatatagtagaagcgggacttggcgtgacaatcccGAAATTCGTTCCTAACAGGAatcgaactctggtcgttggggtgcgccactgcgacccaaaCCACTGGGCTTACTATCACTATGCAAGGGTGAACAATGCTTGTCTACATCGCACACTGTTAATTAAACCGTGTATGATGGGGTATACTTCCACACACGATCTTGTTTTCATAGTCGCTTGCGATGTGAAGGGCCATCATAAATATTTTCTTACTCCCGATCGTAAGCCACTATTGTATATGATAAAAGAATAGAAAGCCCCATTTATCACAGATGACACGTTTGCTTCATCCATCTGTATGCTTTCCGCAAGCATCGCAAATATTTTACGCATGCAACAAGCATTACTCTGTACCTaatagttcatagttcaacatttgCGTGTAAATACATTAGCAAAAACCATTTGTACTTAATTATTGTACGTTTCATATAGCAGATGTATACATGTATTTCGCCATATATTCAATTGGTAGCTATAAAAGCGAGAGTTCTATAGAAATAGTTCTTGGTTACATCGTTGTGTCCATGCATCAAAAGGTTCTGTTGAAAATTCTCAACCTTTCCTAGGAATATAGATTGGTCTTGTCGTCACATGTGTGATATTTTAGCAACATTTCATAAGACACTTTTAACTAAAAAATTGTCTTAATGCAGTGGACAAAAACATCACAATAATAACGGATCGAGAAAGATACAGTGGTTCGCAATCCTTATGACAAGGGAGTTGTATTAGGGAGTGTAATTGATCCTCTTGTAACGGGCAACTCCTATATCTCATCTCAGTTATTAAATATTGAACATGCAAATCTTTAGAGTTAGAGTATTAAAATCCAAACACATGATGGGCTAGACTTAAACTGGATAAGTAAAAAATATTTTGGATCTTACTGACTCGGAGGGAAACAAGAGAATCTATTGGCCCTAATCGGCCAATCAATTTTTTATGCAGTGTCATCAAAAATGGAATTTCTATTATAAGATGAGAGCTCGAGTTAACTATGTAAAACAGATAGAAAAACTAGAATTGTATAGCAAAATATAGATCAAGCTATACACACCAACATATAGATCAAGCCATACACAATAATAGATCTAGTAATGCTATACACATCAACATATAGATCAAACTATATACAATATCATTTACACAACATGTAACATATAGATTTAACAATCTAATCCTACTATCCTAGCATACAACATAACATATAGGACAAGTTAGCTTACACAACAGATCACAAAACACACAGTCCTAAAATTATTGTAATGAATCTGGCCTTTCTAACCATGCTAATGAGTAAAAAACCAAACTCAACAATTCTAACATAATATTCTAATGAATCCGATCTTGCTAACCTTGTTACGCATTAGATCCGTAGTCTACTTAAATAAAAATCCATGAGAAAGATTGTATACCTCCGGGTAGGAATCGCGTGAAGACGGTCGAGTAGGCAAGGACGAGCCGGCTTGACCGGCGTTATTGGCATTGAACCGCGCGGTTCAGCTAGCGCAAACATCGAGAAAGCCATGACGGGGTCATATGCATTCTGGTGAGGCAAGGCTCCAGAAGCTAGCTAGCTTGCGCCTCGCCGACCAAGTGACCCCAGGGCAACAAGGTGTGTCCTGCGTCTTCCTAAATCTGAAGTGGCGGCTGTCTTGGATTGAGTCCGGACAAGGACCCAACTTATCCTTATATATCTGAAAAAGATAGTAGGGTTGCATTTGCCACCTGGGCCCATTTTCACACATGTTTTACTGCCAATAAACCGTTTAACGGTTCACGCGAGGAAATATGTATGTGTTACTCAAAATGTTTGCTTTACAAGTTTTTGCAGTACGTTTGTCATATACAAAAACGTGGCCGATATTAAAACTATCGATTTTCTTCATTAACGATCttcttaatatatatatatatatttataaatTAAAAGACAACAAAGGGACATCTAAAACATTTAACTACTAATATATAGCAACGTCCTAAATATCCTCCTCGTCGCCGGATATGTCGATGATATCGTTGTGGCTGGTGGACATGGTTGCCGCTACACCGGAGGTAGATGCCTCGGCATCGTTGGCAGCGACGATCTTGCTAGTCATCACTACGTGCTATCTATCTTCCTCACGTTTGTACGCGAAGGGTGCCAACAACACCTCTTGCTCCTCGAGCATCgtctcatcctcttcctcatacTGCTACTCAGCCAGTACCCACTATTCAAGTTGCGGTGACTCGACTTCCTCTGTCGCAGTCACCACGTCTTCATCATCCTCCGAATTCCTTTCTACTTCGTCATATTTGGAGGACCCACCGGAGTACGAGGAGCCGACTTCATGGTCAGTGCACTAGAGGGGCTGCTCCTCCTCCGTGATCGTTGATGCTTGTCCCTCCTTCGCCACCGGAGTCCGGAGGCGACTTCTCAACATGGTGACGTTGCGCCGACGGGCACTGTCAAATGCAAGAGAGGCGAGCAGTCTTCTTGATGTGAACCATGTCGAAGTGTTGTGTGCCTACTATAGTAGTCGTGTGTTCCAAGAGGGCGGTGGTTAGGGGCTTTATGTAACACGGGCTGAGGAAGCCGAGCCGTTGGCAACACATATGTGGAACACGAGAGGAAGGCAAAGAAGCCACATGCGTGACAGAATACCACAAGGCGACATTGTGAAAGTTGTACACATGACTTTTAACTTATAGCCGTCTGGGATGGGTAGAAGAAAATGAGACGAGCACACTACGGAAATGTTACAAAGGTTTACACACGATGCACGACCTTTCTAACCATTTGGCCATGGTCGATGTATCCGTTGATAATTACTTTTAAATGGACCATGCTTGTCACTTGTGCGTTGTAACCGCACAGAGGAGTGACCGGACTGTGCACACATGATTCAAATTATTCGGTGTCTACATTGTTCCGCACCACACGGAAAAGTACTTCGGTGTGCCATATGGGGACTTGAAGGTCTGATATGTACTAGTGATGTAGGGTTCGCTAGTATATATTATGCAATTGCACAAAATATACGTAAATTGCAGTCAACATGAATTGTAATCAAACATGTAACATCATCGAATCATAAGCAATTGCACAATTATATGTAATTGCACAATAATGTGCAATTGCGCATTAGTATGATATTTGTATAGTGAAATTTGCTATTGTGGAATAGCTCATTACCACATAAATTAAAGTGGTCATGAATGTCCAATTGCATATTAGTGTGCAAGTGTGAAGTAGCATATATTATTTACATGTTTTCCTCGTGGAGTTGTATAGTTTGGAAATACAAAAATAATGTAAAAAAGTACACAATATTATGTTAACTGGAGTTGTCGGACCCaacatctcatttaaatccccCAAAAATTAAAAGCAAACCCGGTCTTTAaaagaagttattgttgcttactTGGTAGTCACTAATACAACCGATCTCGCTTGGAGCGGTCCACGTTCTTTTTATGAGAAGACATCACCAGACTCACACATGTTTACCCGACTGCCGTGGATAGTCGGCAACTTTTTCCCTTGCACTCCGCGTAGGGTGTCTTTGTCGAGTGTATGTAAAAATACACTCGACAAATTATTCGGCACTCGGAAGCTATGCTGTTTTCGGTAGTGGATAATCCATTTTTTTTCACAAGAATTAGGGTAAGCATAATTCTGATAACCGAAACTTCGATCAAGTGGCTTGTATAAATAGAAAATTTTAGTCAGGGTAAACCTGGAAAATACACAAAGGACATCTGAGGAGAACATTTCTGCCTAAATATTTGGGACAAAGTCTCAAAAGGGAAAAATATTCACAAAGAATAGGAGGATCAATCTCAATATGAAAAATCGATATCAATCCATTCCACTATAGTATGTCTATGTGCTCTAATATCATTCTCAACACATAAAACCGAACATGGGAAGTTCTACGCTACTAAAATTGTACAAACAAAAATGCCACTTTTGATTTAAATCATGAGCCCCACACATGATGAACCCAGAACACCGAGGTGACTTGCGTGGCGCGCCAGACCAAAATCTGAATGGTTGCACCCTAACTTGTAGTATAAAAAACATATACATATTTATTTGTCTAAAGTTGCAATACAAAATCTAAATTTGCACATTCAACCATGGCTTATGCTCTCATAACGTACAATTTTCCTTATTTTTATCATGGGACTATGTTCTTGTGTTAGTGCAACAGTCGACATGTGGGTGGCCAGGGTGAAATCATCCgagttttttttttataaatccagtatttaaaataattaaatgtcCTCGGTTAAAATATTCATGATTTGTGTGCCTAGGACGGGCGTGTTAACGCAATATACTTTGACTTAACCTATCCAGCACATATTCATCAATGATGTATCTAAAAAGATTCATCGGCACTACGAATTATATCCATCATAGGCACACATATATAATATGATGGAAATAACTAAGGTTATTGCTCCAAAAGCTAAAAATCGTGACATACACGGAACTAGATTCTGCTAACTTGGACATGTACATAGGAACCTTATGCAACATATACGGCAAACAATTTCCTTCTTATGGTCTTCATATATTCATCAGTGATGTACCTAAAGAAAAAATCACCAATGCTGCAAATTATATCCATCATAGACTAATGTATGCAATGTGATATGATTAACTGCGGGTATCCATCCAAGGGCTAAGAAACCTGGCATGGGCATGCCTAGAGTCTGCCAGTTCGAACATATATAGACACTTTATGCAACATATACTACACATATACACCTAATAAAGAGTTGTAAATATCCAGTAACAATAATAGCATCTTTAAATGAATACGCGAAACTAGAATGCACGATTGACctgattttttttctgaaataGGTGACTTTTTTCCTTTATGGTTCCGTAAAGAGGTTAGTAATGCCATGAAAACATTCAGTTGAACGCAAACGTTCTGTTCTGACTAGAGTTATGTATTTCCTGGCACACCTCATCTTCTCGGACCATACCTTCCAGCTACCGCGCGCGTGTAGGAAGCACTGAGAGCTCAACTGCAGGTCGCAGGTCGTATTTGCGTTTTCTAACACTCCGTATATATTCACTGAAATGgcaccatgcatgcatgcaatctCGCTGCTAAAAGCGACGGTGTACAAAACTTCACCTGCAGCCGGATTACACTTGCTCTCACACGTACACGACCACAGACACGAACGTTCGACCGTGACAGCACGTATGCGTCCGAAAACATTCCAATTGGACTCATCTCCATGGATTTGGAAGGATCTGTGACAGATGTGCGGTTCACGCACAGTGGGCGACGTGGATGCTCGGATCTGCGTCCATCCAACCTACCCTCGTAGGGTAGGACGCATGCACACTGCGGTGCACGACGTACACCCACTCAAGCAAGCTACACCACCAGCAACGGATTGAGCTTCTCCAAGGACGAAGCTTTGCTCATGATGACCCAATACTTACGTACCCTCGTTTTATATATACAATCACTAGCAGTACAAGCATGCAAATCCAGAGGTGTGGGAATGGCGTCGTCCAGAATGGAGCAGCTTCTGCTTCAGCAGGACCCAGCAATGGCCTCCCTCCTCGCGGTCGCGCTGGCCACCgttatcctcctcctcgtcgccgccgtgaGCAGAGGCAGCGGCCGCCGGAAGCGGCTCCCGCCGAGCCCGTGGAGCCTGCCGGTGATCGGGCACCTCCACCTGGTGCGCCCGCCGGTGCACCGCACCTTCCGCGACCTGGCGGCGCGGCTGGGCCCGCTCATGCACGTCCGGCTCGGCTCCACCCACTGCGTCGTGgccagctccgccgccgtcgccagcgAGCTCATCCGGAGCCACGAGGGCAAGATCTCGGAGCGGCCGCTCACGGCCGTGGCCCGGCAGTTCGCGTACGGCTCCGACGGCTTCGCCTTCGCGCCCTACAGCCCGCACTGGCGCTTCATGAAGCGGCTCTGCATGTCCGAGCTCCTCGGGCCCCGCACCGTCGACCAGCTCCGCCCCATCCGCCGCGCCGGCCTCGTGTCCATGCTACAGAGCGTTCTGCtggcttcgtcgtcgtcttcgtcgtcggtgGTGGACCTCACCAGCGCGCTCATCCGGCTGTCCAACACGTCCATCATCAGGATGATGGCCAGCACGGTGCCCGCCAGCATCACGGACGAGGCGCAGGTGCTGGTGAAGGCGGTGGCGGAGCTGGTGGGCGCGTTCAACGTCGAGGACTACATCGCCGTGTGCCGGGGGTGGGACCTCCAGGGCCTCGGCCGCCGGGCCGCCGACGTGCACCGCCGCTTCGACGCGCTCATGGAGGACATGATCAGGCACAAGGAGGAGGCCCGCGAGGCCAGGAGGATGCGGGAGGACCCGGCCGCGGAGAACAACAAGAAGGCGGCGTCCACGCCGGTCACCGGCAAGGACTTGCTCGACATCCTGCTGGACAAGATGGAGGACGACATGGCCGCGGAGGTCACGCTCACCAGGGAGAAGATCAAAGCCTTCTTCATCGTACGATCAGCCTGCTTTCAGCTATACTATATAACTGTCCTCTTCTTGTCGTGGATGAATAATGAAATGAATTTAACTCTTCTcctgtacgtacgtacgtacgtaaccTGTGCATGCATGTGGATAATGCAGGACGTGGTGACGGCCGGCTCCGACACGTCGGCGGCGATGGTCGAGTGGATGGTCGCGGAGCTGATGAACCACCCGGAGTGCCTCCGCAAGGTCCGCGCCGAGATCGACGCCGTCGTCGGCCGCGACAGGATCGCCGGCGAGGGCGACGTGGCGAGCCTCCCGTACCTGATGGCGGCGTACAAGGAGACGCTGCGTCTGCGCCCGGCGGCGCCGATCGCGCACCGGCAGTCGACAGAGGAGATGGAGCTGGTTGCCGGCGGCGGAAGCTTCACGGTGCCGGCCGGGACGGCGGTGTTCATCAACTTGTGGGCCATCGGCCGCGACCCGGCCTACTGGGAATCTCCGGAGGAGTTCCGGCCGGAGCGGTTCATGGCCGGCGGCGGCAACGAAGGGATGGACCCGCGCGGGCAGAACTTCCAGTACCTGCCGTTCGGGAGCGGGCGGCGCGGGTGCCCCGGCATGGGGCTCGCGCTGCAGTCCGTGCCCGGCGTGGTGGCCGCGCTCATCCAGTGCTTCGACTGGACCGTcgtccccggcgacggcgaggcgaagcAGCCGGCCGTGATAGACATGGAGGAGGCCGACGGGCTGGTGTGCGCGCGCAAGCACCCGCTGCTGCTCCACGCCTCGCCGCGGCTCAGCCCCTTCCCGGCCGTCGTCTAAACCACCACCGTCCACCGGACCGGCCACCCGTACGTACGTGCCCGAACGAACGTCTACGAGAGCTACGACGATTCACGTCGGCTGTAGCGTTGCTGTCGTCCGTGGGCTGTTGGTTACTATGCTACACTCACTTTTTTGTGCCGTCCCGCATATGTCAAAACTGGTCTATTGTATATTTCGTTTTCATATTTTGGTGAACATGTCTCACGGACACAGGGTGTGACAAATAATCTAATTGCAAATGAAAGTGTGGCAAATGGTCAAATCCATGTTGTACCTTAATGGATTGCTTGTTAATTACTCCATGTGTTTCGCTGCCTAATCTTAAAATAGTACCTGTACTGTATGTAAAGTTttcaatagccggctatagcggaGCTATAGGCTTTCGGGAAACCTGCCCGTTGCGGCAATACCATTTAGGCAGATACAACGCGAGCGCTAAGAGAGAGGCAATAGGAAAGAAATCTTGGCTGTTTTCGCAGTTCCCATGATATTCCCGACCGTTAATTTGACATCGACGCAAAAATTGGAGC includes these proteins:
- the LOC124677445 gene encoding cytochrome P450 93G1-like → MASSRMEQLLLQQDPAMASLLAVALATVILLLVAAVSRGSGRRKRLPPSPWSLPVIGHLHLVRPPVHRTFRDLAARLGPLMHVRLGSTHCVVASSAAVASELIRSHEGKISERPLTAVARQFAYGSDGFAFAPYSPHWRFMKRLCMSELLGPRTVDQLRPIRRAGLVSMLQSVLLASSSSSSSVVDLTSALIRLSNTSIIRMMASTVPASITDEAQVLVKAVAELVGAFNVEDYIAVCRGWDLQGLGRRAADVHRRFDALMEDMIRHKEEAREARRMREDPAAENNKKAASTPVTGKDLLDILLDKMEDDMAAEVTLTREKIKAFFIDVVTAGSDTSAAMVEWMVAELMNHPECLRKVRAEIDAVVGRDRIAGEGDVASLPYLMAAYKETLRLRPAAPIAHRQSTEEMELVAGGGSFTVPAGTAVFINLWAIGRDPAYWESPEEFRPERFMAGGGNEGMDPRGQNFQYLPFGSGRRGCPGMGLALQSVPGVVAALIQCFDWTVVPGDGEAKQPAVIDMEEADGLVCARKHPLLLHASPRLSPFPAVV